A genomic region of Thermoanaerobaculia bacterium contains the following coding sequences:
- the recG gene encoding ATP-dependent DNA helicase RecG — translation MPEPSRGLFTEVRFLRGVGPRRAEELSRRGIRTCWDLLRLLPLRLEDRSRLTPIAGLGEEGETYTIAGRVLSIQGRPARRRSMYVVTALVSDDSGTIGIVWFNQKYVLDKISPGHEVVFHGKLAFSPQFQLVNPVWEPIESGGERTGRVVPVYPSMGTLKSPQIQKWVSHAFQVCKDEIQDPLPDWLLRDLHLPTLSEALSVIHGDGEIDSYYFGRNRLAFDELLSFLLVMDQLREKIKDLGGARTFTITDETREHARRMLPFKLTAAQERVVREIVSDLTCGRRMHRLLQGDVGSGKTIIAVLISLISMGNGYQVAFMAPTSILAEQHFLTLSSLFQNSPYSIALLTGSTPGKERKKILEDLKDGTLFFLVGTHALIENPVQFRQLGLIIVDEQHRFGVEQRRALAEKADGPHYLVMTATPIPRTLALALYGDLDISTIDELPPGRRPIQTHLRNESSREKIYDFIRERCREGEQAYIVFPLIEENETIDTRSLEVHGKELVGKMAPLNVGILHGRMDGSTKAGIMRDFASHKINILLSTTVIEVGIDVREATIMVIENAERFGLAQLHQLRGRVGRGSRLSHCILIHGDHLSEKASERLEAFVQTTNGFDLAELDLSFRGMGDLTGSRQWGLPGFKIVDLRRDIGLLSRAFDGLNRLKARQTEHELRELKETLSLLWSQEEEVIA, via the coding sequence TTGCCTGAACCATCCAGAGGACTATTCACGGAAGTACGGTTTCTCCGGGGGGTTGGCCCCAGGAGAGCGGAAGAGTTATCCCGCAGGGGAATTCGCACCTGCTGGGATCTTCTCCGCCTTCTCCCCCTTCGTCTTGAAGATCGTTCCCGCCTGACGCCTATCGCGGGACTGGGGGAAGAAGGGGAAACGTATACCATTGCGGGACGGGTCCTTTCCATCCAGGGCCGTCCTGCCCGCCGCAGGTCCATGTACGTCGTCACCGCCCTTGTGAGCGACGATTCAGGGACCATTGGTATCGTATGGTTCAACCAGAAGTATGTGCTGGATAAAATTTCTCCGGGACATGAAGTTGTCTTCCACGGGAAACTGGCCTTTTCGCCCCAATTTCAGCTTGTGAATCCGGTCTGGGAGCCCATCGAGTCCGGTGGAGAACGCACGGGCCGGGTCGTCCCGGTCTATCCATCCATGGGTACGCTGAAAAGTCCTCAAATTCAGAAATGGGTTTCCCATGCCTTCCAGGTTTGTAAGGATGAAATCCAGGATCCATTGCCGGACTGGCTCCTGAGGGATCTGCACCTTCCAACTCTTTCCGAGGCCCTCAGCGTGATCCATGGCGATGGAGAAATCGATTCCTACTATTTCGGCAGAAACCGTTTAGCCTTTGATGAGCTGTTGAGCTTTCTCCTTGTGATGGATCAGCTTCGGGAGAAAATCAAGGATCTGGGTGGGGCCAGAACCTTTACCATCACGGATGAAACGAGAGAACACGCACGACGGATGCTGCCCTTCAAGCTCACCGCAGCGCAGGAAAGGGTTGTCAGGGAAATCGTTTCCGACCTCACCTGCGGAAGGAGAATGCACCGTCTGCTTCAGGGTGATGTAGGATCAGGGAAAACCATTATTGCGGTCCTGATTTCCTTAATCTCCATGGGAAACGGGTATCAGGTAGCCTTCATGGCTCCGACTTCCATCCTGGCGGAACAACATTTTCTTACCCTGTCGTCCCTCTTCCAGAACTCACCCTATTCGATTGCCCTGCTCACGGGTTCAACTCCAGGGAAAGAGCGAAAAAAAATTCTGGAAGATCTGAAGGATGGAACTCTTTTCTTTCTTGTCGGCACCCACGCCCTGATCGAAAACCCGGTTCAATTTCGCCAACTGGGACTGATTATCGTCGACGAACAGCATCGTTTTGGCGTGGAGCAACGCAGAGCCCTTGCAGAGAAGGCTGACGGCCCCCACTATCTTGTCATGACGGCTACCCCCATACCGCGGACTCTGGCACTGGCGCTGTACGGTGATCTGGATATTTCCACAATCGACGAGCTTCCACCCGGGAGGCGCCCCATCCAGACGCACCTGCGAAATGAATCGAGCCGTGAGAAAATTTATGATTTTATTCGGGAACGATGCAGGGAAGGGGAGCAGGCCTATATCGTCTTTCCCCTGATCGAGGAGAATGAAACCATCGACACACGATCCCTTGAAGTCCATGGAAAAGAACTTGTCGGGAAGATGGCCCCCCTGAACGTCGGGATTCTTCACGGCAGGATGGATGGAAGTACGAAGGCCGGGATCATGCGTGATTTCGCTTCCCATAAGATTAATATTCTTCTCTCCACAACGGTAATTGAGGTAGGAATTGACGTACGCGAAGCGACGATCATGGTAATCGAAAATGCAGAACGCTTCGGCCTTGCCCAGCTCCATCAGCTGAGAGGACGTGTGGGCCGGGGTTCCCGGCTCTCTCACTGCATACTGATTCACGGAGATCATCTCTCAGAAAAGGCTTCGGAAAGACTGGAGGCATTCGTCCAAACCACAAACGGATTCGACCTGGCGGAACTTGATCTCTCCTTCCGGGGTATGGGAGACCTGACCGGGTCCCGGCAGTGGGGCCTGCCCGGCTTCAAAATCGTGGATCTGAGAAGAGATATCGGTCTTCTGAGCCGCGCCTTTGATGGACTCAACCGCCTAAAGGCCAGGCAGACTGAGCATGAACTGAGGGAATTGAAAGAGACCCTTTCTCTGTTATGGTCTCAGGAAGAGGAGGTCATTGCATGA
- a CDS encoding serine/threonine-protein kinase has translation MDLDTKTFSPDSPHQTDAPLSSGEVLLDRFKILSRVGSGGMATVYHAYDQVLQSDVALKVFPRDSLSERAIERIRREVEASRMIASPALVRYHDIHFDSNSIILSMEFLEYGTLQNRLDREGPLSETEIRPILSQLLPALSSLHEAGIVHRDIKPANIFLTKDGSIKLGDFGIVHLSMEEGVTQTGETLGTPTHMAPEQFAGEQIGPPCDYYALGITIYHLLTANPPVTGTYGSIASAHLEHRIPSLPQPLASFSLRRLLRGLLQRNPEQRLGKKAIQRYLLGHGPRLLPQEKALLRYGFYLLALTALSILIYQNYFSPKLTDVAAEGRTIRGYAHNRLLWTRTLPFPVLGCTLADHDGDKDPEIFPTYHISHLLGENRPSYWVLGSDGSDLFPLQIDIRWISSYFSLFPRNYIVEPLIVRSSDGHEPDIFIRIRHLDYYPCALYYLPAGSSHAETLSIHSGVIYDIARLGNRFVLYGFSNRLLHNAFVAVTDPVTDRETPLLSVVDDVNHYTFKHIRSYHLIGNAPNLFRLKRDRDRLLVQLDQNRTVTILPDGSLDGMKPDADTETLNFLYAYQAIQEIYRQRKFDKVEQLSTEESRRAAALELEGYAALFDSLSAEALFSMNRRETAIQRCLTSASQFPDYSNDLYVRAGLFAYMAGDYAAARKIWEDSSYLINKSRREEIQSFSLYALMLQGQVGEAMTILDNLIPNVPRDNIWQQYRHYQKGWGLLLSGRDREAMDFLRPVLRQPDLYHHAIAFFLAAYRSGSLDPKLAASFQKSAGCKNIELDLISALTRGNPDETRQILEEIRENQTQDPDNAILYPLIMKVLSFQ, from the coding sequence ATGGATCTGGACACGAAGACCTTTTCACCGGATTCTCCTCATCAGACCGATGCTCCCCTATCCTCTGGAGAGGTACTGCTAGACCGATTCAAAATCCTCTCCCGGGTAGGAAGCGGGGGCATGGCCACCGTGTACCACGCCTATGACCAGGTCCTCCAGAGTGATGTCGCCCTGAAGGTATTTCCCCGCGACAGCCTTTCCGAGCGAGCCATTGAACGGATTCGGAGAGAGGTCGAAGCCTCCCGGATGATCGCATCCCCCGCCCTGGTCCGTTACCATGATATCCATTTCGATTCCAACAGCATCATTCTATCCATGGAATTCCTGGAATACGGAACCCTGCAGAATCGACTGGACCGGGAGGGCCCGCTGAGCGAAACAGAGATTCGCCCGATCCTCTCCCAGCTTCTCCCCGCCCTTTCCAGCCTGCATGAAGCGGGAATCGTGCACCGGGACATCAAACCTGCCAACATCTTTTTAACGAAAGACGGATCGATCAAGCTGGGGGACTTCGGAATCGTTCACCTTTCCATGGAAGAGGGAGTGACACAGACGGGGGAAACCCTGGGAACCCCGACCCACATGGCACCCGAACAGTTCGCAGGAGAACAGATCGGCCCTCCCTGCGATTACTATGCACTTGGGATTACCATCTACCATCTGCTCACAGCCAATCCTCCGGTGACAGGCACCTACGGCTCCATCGCCTCGGCCCACCTCGAACATCGGATTCCCTCCCTTCCCCAACCGCTGGCATCTTTTTCTCTTCGTCGGCTCCTTCGCGGTCTTCTCCAGCGCAATCCCGAGCAGCGGCTGGGAAAGAAGGCCATCCAACGCTACCTGCTGGGCCATGGTCCCCGCCTGCTTCCCCAGGAAAAGGCCCTTCTTCGTTACGGGTTTTATCTTCTGGCCCTGACCGCCCTGTCGATTCTGATTTACCAAAACTATTTCTCCCCAAAGCTTACGGACGTAGCCGCGGAGGGAAGGACAATCCGCGGGTATGCCCACAACCGCCTGTTATGGACCCGCACCCTGCCCTTTCCCGTTCTGGGCTGTACGCTGGCAGACCATGACGGGGACAAAGATCCGGAAATCTTTCCCACCTATCACATTTCGCACCTGCTGGGCGAAAACCGTCCCTCCTACTGGGTCCTTGGGTCGGATGGATCCGATCTGTTCCCACTGCAGATCGACATCCGCTGGATCAGTTCCTACTTCAGCCTGTTCCCTAGAAACTATATCGTGGAACCTCTGATCGTCCGGAGCTCGGACGGTCATGAACCGGATATCTTCATCCGTATCCGGCACCTCGATTACTACCCCTGTGCTCTCTACTACCTGCCGGCAGGATCTTCCCACGCAGAGACCCTGTCCATTCATTCCGGTGTCATCTACGATATCGCCCGGCTGGGAAATCGGTTCGTCCTATATGGATTCAGCAATCGCCTGCTTCACAACGCCTTTGTCGCCGTGACCGACCCCGTGACAGATCGGGAAACACCCTTACTCTCTGTCGTGGATGATGTCAACCACTACACGTTTAAACATATCCGGTCCTACCATCTGATCGGAAACGCTCCGAATTTATTCAGACTCAAGCGCGACCGCGACAGGCTCCTTGTGCAGCTCGATCAGAATCGAACCGTCACCATCCTTCCCGATGGGAGCCTTGATGGAATGAAACCTGACGCAGACACGGAAACTTTGAATTTTCTCTATGCCTACCAGGCTATTCAGGAGATCTATCGTCAGCGCAAATTTGACAAGGTCGAGCAGCTTTCAACCGAGGAATCAAGGAGAGCGGCCGCCCTGGAACTGGAAGGCTATGCCGCTCTATTTGACTCCCTCTCGGCCGAAGCACTCTTTTCCATGAACCGGAGAGAAACAGCCATCCAGCGCTGCCTTACCTCCGCTTCCCAATTTCCCGACTACAGCAATGATCTCTATGTCAGGGCAGGTCTCTTTGCCTATATGGCAGGGGATTATGCCGCCGCTCGAAAGATCTGGGAGGACTCCTCCTACCTTATCAATAAGAGCCGCAGGGAAGAGATTCAATCGTTCTCTCTGTACGCTCTCATGCTTCAGGGGCAGGTCGGCGAGGCGATGACTATTCTGGACAACCTCATCCCCAACGTGCCGCGGGACAACATCTGGCAGCAGTACCGCCATTATCAGAAGGGATGGGGGCTTCTACTTTCAGGCCGGGACCGGGAAGCTATGGATTTTCTGCGCCCCGTTCTCCGTCAACCCGACCTCTACCACCACGCCATCGCCTTCTTTCTGGCGGCCTACCGTTCAGGTTCTCTTGACCCGAAGCTGGCAGCATCCTTTCAAAAATCGGCCGGTTGTAAGAATATCGAACTGGATCTGATCTCTGCATTGACCCGCGGAAATCCGGATGAGACCAGGCAGATCCTGGAAGAAATCCGGGAAAATCAGACCCAGGACCCGGATAACGCCATTCTCTATCCCCTCATCATGAAGGTACTTTCGTTTCAGTAG
- a CDS encoding cyclic nucleotide-binding domain-containing protein, translating into MTKVKVVTGSDRNFYEKLLVKFPIGATIFQEGELGTTMYIIQRGKVEIRKSIGGAEQILSILEKGDFFGEMSILEGAPRSASAHAVDEVEVLEIDEATFDQMLRTNQEIAVRMLRKLSRKLRQTTELLEQLAGRTLSMEAPKPTRPSGPVDSRYKLVSEDDPEIIYQIQQEGDTIIGRKDPVTGIFPDIDLGKLDTHRSVSRRHAIIVMKDGKPCLKEEVGTMNGTYLNGEQITKGELHPMKPGDTIQIAAVKLRLDVA; encoded by the coding sequence ATGACAAAGGTCAAGGTGGTCACAGGATCAGACCGCAATTTTTACGAAAAACTCCTCGTCAAATTTCCAATCGGCGCAACCATTTTCCAGGAAGGTGAACTGGGTACAACGATGTACATTATCCAGCGCGGGAAGGTGGAGATACGAAAGAGTATCGGCGGAGCGGAGCAGATTCTGTCCATCCTGGAAAAGGGCGATTTTTTTGGAGAGATGTCGATCCTGGAAGGGGCGCCCCGCAGTGCTTCCGCCCATGCCGTGGATGAAGTTGAGGTTCTTGAAATCGATGAAGCCACCTTTGACCAGATGTTGCGCACCAACCAGGAAATCGCCGTTCGGATGCTGCGCAAATTGTCACGCAAATTACGACAGACCACAGAATTACTCGAACAACTGGCCGGACGCACACTCTCCATGGAGGCACCGAAGCCGACGCGCCCATCAGGCCCTGTGGACAGCCGGTATAAGCTCGTGTCGGAAGACGATCCCGAGATTATCTATCAGATCCAGCAGGAGGGAGATACGATTATTGGGAGGAAAGATCCGGTCACCGGAATCTTCCCCGATATCGATCTGGGTAAGCTGGATACCCATCGATCGGTGAGTCGCCGCCATGCCATAATCGTGATGAAGGACGGCAAACCATGCCTGAAGGAAGAAGTGGGCACGATGAACGGCACGTACCTGAACGGTGAGCAGATCACCAAGGGAGAACTGCACCCGATGAAGCCCGGCGACACGATCCAGATCGCAGCGGTAAAGTTACGCCTGGACGTTGCCTGA
- a CDS encoding cob(I)yrinic acid a,c-diamide adenosyltransferase, which produces MSGKFQVYTGDGKGKTTAAIGLAIRAAGAGFRVAFLQFDKGHDPSREEHYAERRILRITPGIDLFPTGKERINPDGTFRFGVTGEDRDEALRGLHAARTIMESGQYKVVILDDVIGGISYGLVMLDEILELVHIHAANPAFELVMTGRNVPKELADRAHLVSEMRKVKHYFDEGLPARRGIEF; this is translated from the coding sequence ATGAGTGGAAAATTTCAGGTCTACACGGGAGACGGAAAGGGAAAAACGACGGCAGCGATCGGGCTTGCCATCCGGGCCGCGGGAGCAGGCTTTCGCGTCGCCTTCCTCCAATTTGATAAGGGTCACGATCCCTCAAGGGAGGAACACTATGCAGAGCGGCGGATCCTCCGAATTACCCCGGGAATCGATCTCTTTCCTACGGGAAAAGAACGGATTAATCCCGATGGGACCTTTCGCTTCGGAGTTACCGGGGAGGACCGTGATGAAGCCCTCCGGGGCCTGCACGCTGCACGAACGATTATGGAATCGGGACAATACAAGGTCGTCATCCTGGATGATGTGATTGGTGGAATCTCTTACGGTCTTGTAATGCTGGATGAAATTTTGGAACTGGTCCATATCCATGCGGCCAACCCCGCCTTTGAACTTGTCATGACAGGGAGAAATGTGCCGAAGGAACTGGCGGACAGGGCCCATCTCGTATCGGAAATGAGAAAGGTCAAACACTACTTTGATGAAGGCTTACCGGCCCGGAGAGGGATTGAGTTTTAG